One window of the Pseudomonas knackmussii B13 genome contains the following:
- the smc gene encoding chromosome segregation protein SMC: MRLKCIKLAGFKSFVDPTTVSFPSNMAAVVGPNGCGKSNIIDAVRWVMGESSAKNLRGESMTDVIFNGSNTRKPVTQASIELIFDNSDNTLVGEYAAYAEISIRRRVTRDGQNTYFLNGTKCRRRDITDIFLGTGLGPRSYSIIEQGMISKLIEAKPEDLRNFIEEAAGISKYKERRRETENRIRRTQENLARLSDLREELERQLERLHRQAQSAEKYQEYKAEERQLKAQLGALRWRDLNEQVGQKERVIGDQEVAFEALVAEQRSADASIERLRDGHHELSERFNQVQGRFYSVGGDIARVEQSIQHGQQRLRQLQDDLREAERARQETESHLGHDRTLLSTLGEELEMLAPEQEISAAAAEEAGAALEQAEAGMHDWQQRWDAFNQQSAEPRREAEVQQSRIQHLEQSLERQGERERRLGEERQQLAADPEGAAILELSEQMAAVELQLEELQAEELELVERLELARQALQDGNVAQHQAQGELQRLNGRIASLEALQQAALDPGAGTADWLREQGLEQRPRLAEGLRVEAGWEQAVEAVLGADLQAVLLDDFNGLSFDSLEQGELRLLDLSRGAAAQAGSLLDKVSSDFDLSPWLAGVRPVETLEQALAQRASLAAGQSLVSRDGYWVGRHFLRTRRGESADSGVLARGQELERLHAEREVLEERLAGLDEQLEQQRQAQRQAEDGREQLRRRIQEEGRRQGELKASLSAQQAKVEQLTLRRRRLDEELAELAEQRAVEQEQLGEARLSLQEALDAMAQDTERREGLLAERDAQRERLDRIRQEARQHKDQAHQLAVRVGSLKAQHESTRQALERLDVQSVRLVERCEQLSLNLEEGAAPLEELRMRLEELLERRMGVEDELKTARLTLEDADRQLRDSEKRRSQAEQQSQLLRGQLEQQRMEWQALNVRRKALQEQLGEDGYDLHTVLGTLPHDASEAIWDARLNDIGGRIQRLGAINLAAIDEYRQQSERKRYLDEQNDDLVEALDTLENVIRKIDRETRNRFKETFDQINAGLQALFPKVFGGGHAYLELTGEDLLDTGVAIMARPPGKKNSTIHLLSGGEKALTALALVFAIFQLNPAPFCMLDEVDAPLDDANVGRYARLVKEMSEKVQFIYITHNKIAMEMADQLMGVTMHEPGCSRLVAVDVEEAVALAEA, encoded by the coding sequence ATGCGCCTGAAGTGCATCAAGCTGGCCGGCTTCAAGTCCTTCGTCGATCCGACCACCGTCAGCTTCCCGAGCAACATGGCCGCCGTGGTCGGCCCCAACGGCTGCGGCAAGTCGAACATCATCGACGCCGTTCGCTGGGTAATGGGCGAGAGTTCGGCGAAGAACCTCCGTGGCGAGTCGATGACCGACGTCATCTTCAACGGCTCCAACACGCGCAAGCCGGTGACCCAGGCGTCCATCGAGCTGATCTTCGACAACTCGGACAACACCCTGGTCGGCGAATACGCCGCCTACGCCGAGATTTCCATCCGCCGCCGCGTTACCCGCGACGGCCAGAACACCTACTTCCTCAACGGCACCAAGTGCCGGCGCCGCGATATCACCGACATCTTCCTCGGCACCGGCCTGGGCCCGCGCAGCTACTCGATCATCGAGCAGGGGATGATCTCCAAGCTGATCGAGGCCAAGCCGGAGGACCTGCGCAACTTCATCGAGGAAGCCGCCGGCATCTCCAAGTACAAGGAGCGCCGCCGCGAGACCGAGAACCGCATCCGCCGCACCCAGGAGAACCTGGCGCGCCTGTCCGACCTGCGCGAAGAGCTGGAGCGCCAGCTCGAACGCCTGCACCGCCAGGCCCAGTCGGCGGAGAAGTACCAGGAATACAAGGCCGAGGAGCGCCAGCTCAAGGCCCAGCTCGGCGCCCTGCGCTGGCGTGACCTGAACGAGCAGGTCGGGCAGAAGGAGCGGGTAATCGGCGACCAGGAAGTCGCCTTCGAGGCGCTGGTGGCCGAGCAGCGCAGCGCCGACGCCAGCATCGAACGCCTGCGCGACGGTCACCACGAGCTGTCCGAGCGCTTCAACCAGGTGCAGGGCCGCTTCTACTCGGTGGGCGGCGACATCGCCCGCGTCGAGCAGAGCATCCAGCACGGCCAGCAGCGACTGCGCCAGTTGCAGGACGACCTGCGCGAAGCCGAGCGCGCGCGCCAGGAAACCGAATCCCACCTGGGCCACGACCGCACCTTGCTGTCGACCCTCGGCGAAGAGCTGGAAATGCTCGCGCCGGAACAGGAGATCAGCGCCGCCGCCGCCGAAGAGGCCGGTGCCGCGCTGGAGCAGGCCGAAGCCGGCATGCACGACTGGCAGCAGCGCTGGGATGCCTTCAACCAGCAGAGCGCCGAACCGCGCCGCGAGGCGGAGGTTCAGCAGTCGCGCATCCAGCACCTGGAGCAGAGCCTGGAGCGCCAGGGCGAGCGCGAGCGCCGCCTGGGCGAAGAGCGACAGCAGCTGGCTGCCGATCCGGAAGGCGCGGCCATCCTCGAGCTGAGCGAGCAGATGGCGGCAGTCGAGTTGCAGTTGGAAGAGCTGCAGGCCGAGGAGCTGGAGCTGGTCGAGCGTCTGGAGCTGGCGCGTCAGGCCTTGCAGGACGGCAACGTCGCGCAGCATCAGGCGCAGGGCGAACTGCAGCGCCTGAACGGCCGCATCGCCTCTCTCGAAGCGCTGCAGCAGGCGGCCCTCGATCCGGGCGCCGGCACCGCTGACTGGTTGCGCGAGCAAGGGCTGGAGCAGCGCCCGCGTTTGGCCGAAGGGCTGCGCGTGGAGGCAGGCTGGGAGCAGGCAGTGGAGGCGGTGCTTGGCGCCGATCTGCAAGCCGTCCTGCTGGACGATTTCAATGGGCTGTCGTTCGACAGCCTGGAGCAGGGCGAGCTGCGCCTGCTCGACCTTTCGCGTGGCGCTGCCGCGCAGGCCGGGAGCCTGCTGGACAAGGTCAGCAGCGACTTCGACCTGTCGCCCTGGCTGGCCGGCGTGCGCCCGGTCGAAACGCTGGAACAAGCCCTGGCGCAGCGCGCTTCGCTGGCGGCCGGGCAAAGCCTGGTCAGCCGCGATGGCTATTGGGTCGGGCGGCATTTCCTCCGCACTCGCCGCGGCGAATCCGCCGACAGCGGCGTGCTGGCGCGCGGCCAGGAACTGGAACGCCTGCACGCCGAGCGCGAAGTGCTGGAAGAGCGCCTCGCCGGCCTCGACGAGCAACTCGAGCAGCAACGCCAGGCCCAGCGCCAGGCTGAAGATGGCCGCGAGCAGCTGCGCCGGCGCATCCAGGAAGAGGGGCGCCGCCAGGGTGAGCTGAAGGCATCGCTCTCGGCGCAGCAGGCCAAAGTCGAGCAACTGACCCTGCGTCGTCGCCGCCTCGATGAAGAACTCGCTGAACTGGCTGAACAGCGCGCTGTGGAGCAAGAGCAGCTCGGCGAGGCTCGCCTGAGCCTGCAGGAAGCCTTGGACGCCATGGCTCAGGACACCGAGCGTCGCGAAGGCTTGCTCGCCGAGCGCGACGCGCAGCGCGAGCGGCTCGACCGCATCCGCCAGGAAGCGCGTCAGCATAAGGACCAGGCTCATCAGCTGGCGGTTCGTGTCGGCTCGCTCAAGGCGCAACACGAATCTACCCGACAGGCCCTGGAGCGGCTGGACGTACAGTCCGTCCGCCTCGTCGAACGCTGCGAGCAACTCAGCCTCAACCTGGAGGAGGGCGCCGCGCCGCTGGAAGAGCTGCGCATGCGCCTGGAAGAGCTGCTGGAACGGCGCATGGGTGTCGAGGACGAGCTGAAGACCGCGCGCCTCACCCTCGAAGACGCCGACCGACAGCTCCGCGATTCCGAGAAACGCCGCAGCCAGGCCGAGCAGCAGTCGCAATTGCTGCGTGGCCAGTTGGAGCAGCAGCGCATGGAGTGGCAGGCCCTGAACGTGCGGCGCAAGGCGCTGCAGGAACAGCTCGGCGAGGACGGCTACGACCTGCATACGGTGCTCGGCACCTTGCCCCACGACGCCAGTGAGGCAATTTGGGACGCTCGCCTGAACGATATCGGCGGGCGCATCCAGCGCCTGGGTGCGATCAACCTCGCGGCGATCGACGAATACCGTCAGCAATCCGAGCGCAAGCGCTACCTGGACGAGCAGAACGACGACCTGGTCGAGGCCCTGGATACGCTGGAAAACGTCATCCGCAAGATCGACCGCGAGACGCGCAATCGCTTCAAGGAAACCTTCGACCAGATCAATGCTGGCCTTCAGGCACTGTTCCCGAAGGTGTTCGGCGGTGGTCACGCCTATCTGGAACTTACCGGCGAAGATCTACTCGATACAGGGGTGGCGATCATGGCTCGCCCGCCGGGCAAGAAGAACAGCACCATCCACCTGCTGTCCGGCGGCGAGAAGGCGCTCACCGCGCTGGCCCTGGTGTTCGCCATCTTCCAACTCAATCCGGCGCCGTTCTGCATGCTCGACGAAGTCGACGCGCCGCTGGACGACGCGAACGTCGGGCGTTATGCCCGGCTGGTCAAGGAGATGTCGGAGAAAGTGCAGTTCATCTATATCACCCACAACAAGATCGCCATGGAGATGGCCGACCAGTTGATGGGGGTTACCATGCACGAACCGGGTTGTTCGCGCCTGGTGGCGGTGGATGTGGAAGAGGCAGTGGCACTGGCGGAGGCGTGA
- the zipA gene encoding cell division protein ZipA → MDIGLREWLIVIGLIVIAGILFDGWRRMRGGKGKLKFKLDRHFANQLDDEDDSSPELLGPSRVVDHQEPSLDEHDLPKVAAKEGRGKRRNEPRQGDLALDDPAPNLLGPLDEEVLDDPLADDVPVAKEKPKAKDRKKDKEKDAERSAPAADAAPAPVEEVLIINVICRDEGGFKGPALLQNILESGLRFGEMDIFHRHESMAGNGEVLFSMANAVKPGTFDLDNIDQFSTRAVSFFLGLPGPRHPKQAFDVMVAAARKLAQELNGELKDEQRSVMTAQTIEHYRQRISEFERRALTQKR, encoded by the coding sequence ATGGATATCGGTCTGCGCGAATGGCTGATCGTCATTGGGCTTATCGTCATCGCCGGCATTCTGTTCGACGGCTGGCGACGCATGCGGGGCGGCAAGGGCAAGCTGAAGTTCAAGCTTGATCGCCATTTCGCCAATCAGCTGGATGACGAAGACGACAGCAGTCCCGAGTTGCTCGGGCCTTCGCGCGTAGTCGACCACCAGGAGCCGTCGCTCGACGAGCACGACCTGCCCAAGGTTGCTGCCAAGGAAGGACGCGGCAAGCGCCGCAACGAACCGCGCCAGGGCGACCTGGCCCTCGACGATCCGGCGCCAAACCTGCTCGGCCCGCTGGACGAGGAAGTCCTGGACGATCCCCTGGCCGACGACGTCCCGGTAGCCAAGGAAAAGCCCAAGGCCAAGGATCGCAAGAAAGACAAGGAGAAGGACGCCGAGCGTTCGGCTCCTGCGGCGGATGCCGCGCCTGCTCCGGTCGAGGAAGTGCTGATCATCAACGTGATCTGTCGCGACGAAGGCGGCTTCAAGGGGCCGGCGCTGCTGCAGAACATCCTCGAGAGCGGCCTGCGCTTCGGCGAGATGGACATCTTCCACCGCCACGAGAGCATGGCGGGTAACGGCGAAGTGCTGTTCTCCATGGCCAACGCGGTCAAGCCGGGCACCTTCGATCTCGACAACATCGACCAGTTCAGCACCCGCGCCGTGAGCTTCTTCCTCGGCCTGCCGGGTCCGCGCCATCCGAAGCAAGCCTTCGATGTGATGGTCGCTGCAGCCCGCAAGCTGGCCCAGGAGCTCAATGGCGAGCTGAAGGATGAGCAGCGCAGTGTGATGACCGCGCAGACCATCGAGCACTACCGTCAACGCATCAGCGAGTTCGAGCGCCGCGCGCTGACCCAGAAACGCTGA